The nucleotide sequence ACCCAGAAGAAATTTTCTTTTAACTATGTTGTTTTTCTCTAGGAATTTTTTTACGAACATTCTCCCTCTTTTTAGATCCATCGATAAGATTCGTAAATATGAAAAATCCAACGAAATCCCAGATATTAAGATAAATCTCCCGATTTCTTTTAGAAATTCAATCTTCCACAAGTTTCCCAAAAATTTCAAAAGCCGACCTTAAATAGTAAGAGAAAGTCCGGAAAAAGGGGACATACTCAATAAAAGTAAAATGGAGAAGTTTTCCCGAAACAAAGTACATTTTTCGTAGTCGATTTTAACTCAATTGTATCACTCAGAATAATCCTCTAAGCCCACTTATACTAAGAAAAGAACTGCCACATTTCATTACTCGTATTGTGACCGCACATGAAAGAAATATACCACATAACAATAGTTATATGAAACTTGAATAAAGATTTCCTCTTTATAACGAACGCTATAAGATTCGAGGCGAATCGACAAAAAGCCAGGAGAAAATTATGGGCTCGATGAAAAGAATATCACTAGCTCTTCTTCTTTTCTTCTTTGCATGCCAGGGAAGTAAAAAGAACGATATCAACGGTTTTCTGGGGATTGTGATCGCGCAAGCGTTAAGCAATCATTGCGCGCAAGCCACGTATAGGAGCGAGGTGAATAGATATGAAGTTACTCTCACCGGAGTTCCGAATGCGGGCTGCAATCAAGCGAACCTAGAAGGAAACACTCATACGGAATATGCCGCTAAAGAAAGAGCGGACTACGTAAGAGCCAAGGCGATCACGGATGCAATAGGATCAGGAACCGGGGAAGCATGCGAAAGAACATCCGCGTTATTCGCAACTTGGATACAAGCCATCGACGATCAGAATTGGAATGCTCTACCTGATGTGAATTCGCCCGACGAGTTCGCAGCAAGAATGACAAACACTAGATTCTATCCGGTCACAAGTTTCCTTACGGAAAGCCAAACATTTCTGACCAACGGTTTGGGTGCAGGTGATCCGTCTGTAGGAGATGCTTGGGTGGTTTTACATGCACCGTTAGGCTTCGGAGGTCCGGTAAAAGCGACGGCGTATAGCCAAACACAAGTGGATGCTTCAACGGTGGCTGATCTGGGCCTGTACCAAAACGGAGATCTGACCGCTCATCTATTAGCGATCGGCAATGCTTTTAGTCCGCTCGTAGGAGGCGGAGTGGAAAATCCATGCGTCCAAGCGGTCCATGCTTTGATCCAACAAAAATATGCAGGAGCATTCGCGGCAGTCAGAAGAAATTCCGAAACAGGAAACTTGTTCACCGTTAGTGCCGCTTACCAAGATCCAAACGTTTTTGATACAAGCTTAAGTCTGAATCCTTTTATGTATCTTAGCTATTGTGAATATGGTACGGATGCGGAAGCGACTCATTTATGCGCTACCTTAAACGATAGATTCGCTGAATAAGTCACTCGGACTTAAATTTGATCTTGCGATGAGTTCCATCGCAATACGGTTTATTGGAAGAACCACCACAACGACAAAGGTACGTTTCGGTGGTTCTATTTGTTACTTTTCCGGTCCCGGAACAAATTTCTAAATTCCCGCTCGCCTTCAAAGGACCGTTTTTAGTGGGTTCTATTTTTAGAATTCCATTACGAATCGGTAGAGATTGAGATTCTTGGACAGGCGGTTCTCCAGTTGCCGTAAATCCGATACTCACATGAGTCGCATCGCAAAAAGGTTTATGGGTAGAAGCTCCACATCTACAAAGTGTGAGTCTAAATTGTTTCTCCACACCTTCTAACTCGATGTCCGCATGGATCGCAAGAGGGCCATTTTCTCTCACTCTCAAAACATTTACGAACGGAGCAGCTTCTTTAAAAGAAGGATCATTCGATTCGAAACGGATCGCACCAGAAGGACAATTCAAAGCTAAAGATTTAATCTCTTCCACACTTGCTTTGTCAGGATAGATCCATTCTCCTTCCACATTCGGAACGAATACATCCGGTCTACTCAACACACAGTTTCTGGAATGAATACACTTCTTTCCGTCGAAAAGAATGGTAGCTTCTTTTCCTTTTACGATTTCCATGTCATTGCTCCCGACACCAAGTATGCACGATTTTTAAGAACAATGCAACAGAATCATTTAGGAACATACCTGGATAAAAAGGTAGAATTCGCCTTATTCCATTGCGCAATCAAAGTGGACCTTTGCTTGTTTAATGTCTGGTTGGTCTTATTGAACTTATCCGCCAATTGATTGGTCTCGGCTACAAGTTTATTGTATTGATCCACATCTTCTTGGGTTTTATCCTTGGCACTTTTCAAATCGAACGCTTTTTTGTATTTTTCGAATTGTTCTTTTTTTAGTAAAAACTCGGTTAAAACAGGAAATTGTTCGGACGCCTCCGTTTTATAAAAAATTAAGGCATTTTTGCAAGCGACAAGTAAGCTGGAATCTCCCTCATACGCAGGAATTTTTTCCAATTCGGAAAGACCTTCTTCTGCATATTTCTCGAGAGTTGAACGGTTCTGCTCTATACCGTTTAGATCGTTCTTATTAAGAGCATCCAATAGATACATTTCCTGTTTGTAACTTTTGAAATCGACCAAGTAGACTACTCCTTGGTAATTCAAAACTTCCGACGCCTTTTTCAATTTAATGCTAGTAGGGTCCTGTTGTTCTATGAGTTTAATATTATTATTAGAGGCGAATTCTTTTTCTTTTTCTTTCAGCTCATCGCCTATCTCTTTCAGTTTTTCGTTGGCCTTTTTTTTGGCCAACATATAGGCCTCCATCGCGTCGTAAGATTCCTCTGCAACTTCCTGTAAGTTGACTAGTTTTCCGTAATCCTCTCTTAGAATAGTGTACATGGTATTCAGATATTTTAGTACAGAATTTTTATAGTCGGAATTTCCATCGTATGGAACGGCTTGATTCGCATTTAAGATCGCTTTTTCGACGGAAACGATGATCGCTCGTCTTTTGTTTTCTACCAAAGAGGGATTTTTACTATGAGCGATTGCCTGCACATAAGCTAAGGTTTCTTTTCCGATCTGCTCACTCGGGCCGGTGAGTTCGTTCATATGTTTTAAAGCGGACGCGGAGTCTTTAGCGAAAATTTTTCCAGTGAGAATAAAACCGAAGATTATGAATAGAATGAATGTTTTTTTAAGTGATTGTTTCATTTTTGACCTTTCCTTACGTATGTTTGCATATAGTCCTGCATAATTTTATATGCTTCGTCTATGTATAGATCCTCTTCCAATCTTGTTTTTCTTTCCGAATTGATCTCTTTCGTATAAGAATCCATCTTTTCCAGACTTTGATCGAAAGAATGAGTATCTACGGTAAAACTATTCGATTTCCTCCTGGTTGCGGCCTGATACTCCTCGTAAAATTTTGCTAATTCCGAAAATTCTTCAAAAAAATCCCCACTATCCAAAGAGATGAGATCCATAGATTTTATTTTTTTGCGAAGTTTAGAAGAAAGTGAACCTATCTTGGAAAAATTCGGATCGTCGTCGACTCGATCCTCACTATCGTCTTTGATATCCGAAAGGCCCAGATCGGGGAATTTTTTATAAGTTATTTCTTTATAGATCTGTTCCGTTCGGATCGCTTCCGGCACGTCCTTTTCCCTTCCGGACAGATCGGAAAGATCAGGCAAAGGAATATCGGGAATGACTCCCTTTTGCTGGTGGCTCATTCCCTGGACACCAAAATACAAATGAGTGGTCAATTTTAGAAAATCAGAATTTCCTTTCCTATTCTCTTCTAGAGGGAGAAGGATTTGAGAAGTTGCCTTTCCATAACTCGGACTTCCGATCACCAAAGCCCGATTGTAATTTTGTAATGCAGAAGCTAAAAATTCGGAAGCGGAAGCGCTTTGCCCGTTCAGCAAAACGAGCATAGGCCCGTCATATATAGTCCCCCGATTCGTATCCTTTATTATGATCAATTCTCCATTTGATGATTTTTGCACGAATAAAGGCCCTTGATCTACGAAAATCCCAGCAAGATCTATCGCTTCTTCCAAAGAACCTCCTCCATTATTTCTCAGATCCAGAATCAGCCCTTTAATATTATCTCTTTTTAATTTAAGGATCTCTTTTGCAATATCCTGAGCACAACCTCCCCCCTCCGTTTCCCATTCCGTATAAAAAGCCGGTAAATACAAATAACCTATTTTGTGTTTACCGTTCAAAATGTAACTGGAAATGGAATTTTCTTCCAGACCCATTTTTTCTTGGATCAGGTGAACATTTAAGACTTGTCCGTCATTCTTTCTGACTTTAAATACTGCCTTTTTAGTCTTAATCCCGGAAAGTATGGATTCCATTTCTCCAGGAGAAAAATCGGAGGTAACAACCGTTCTATTCTTATCATCAGGAAATCGAACTTCTAAGATCCTATCCCCCCGGTTCATTTTTTCGGACCTCCAAGCTGGACTTCCCGGGATTAATCTTTCTATCTTTGTGTCGCCAAAAAAGCTACGATTAAAAACGATCCCAAAAGAATATCCTTTTGAAGAAAGAGAAGATTCAAACCTTTGTTTTTCGGATGCCGAAAAAAAAGTGCTATGAGGATCAAATTTTTCTAATATAGAATTTAAGAATATAGATTCCAAATAAGGCTCAAAACCGTCAGGATGCTCCAGAATATTTTTGATCCTTTCTTTCTCCCTTTGGATGACTTCCTTTCTAAGTATTTTTTCCGAGGCAAGCAAACCGTTTTGAAAGTCCTCCTTTTTGGAAAAAGGTTCCGAGTAAAATTTAGAAGATAAAACCTTGTATC is from Leptospira sp. WS58.C1 and encodes:
- a CDS encoding CDGSH iron-sulfur domain-containing protein — translated: MEIVKGKEATILFDGKKCIHSRNCVLSRPDVFVPNVEGEWIYPDKASVEEIKSLALNCPSGAIRFESNDPSFKEAAPFVNVLRVRENGPLAIHADIELEGVEKQFRLTLCRCGASTHKPFCDATHVSIGFTATGEPPVQESQSLPIRNGILKIEPTKNGPLKASGNLEICSGTGKVTNRTTETYLCRCGGSSNKPYCDGTHRKIKFKSE
- a CDS encoding LIC11966 family surface protein — its product is MKQSLKKTFILFIIFGFILTGKIFAKDSASALKHMNELTGPSEQIGKETLAYVQAIAHSKNPSLVENKRRAIIVSVEKAILNANQAVPYDGNSDYKNSVLKYLNTMYTILREDYGKLVNLQEVAEESYDAMEAYMLAKKKANEKLKEIGDELKEKEKEFASNNNIKLIEQQDPTSIKLKKASEVLNYQGVVYLVDFKSYKQEMYLLDALNKNDLNGIEQNRSTLEKYAEEGLSELEKIPAYEGDSSLLVACKNALIFYKTEASEQFPVLTEFLLKKEQFEKYKKAFDLKSAKDKTQEDVDQYNKLVAETNQLADKFNKTNQTLNKQRSTLIAQWNKANSTFLSRYVPK
- a CDS encoding carboxy terminal-processing peptidase translates to MIEFFAPIEIRISVYFSKLSYLRKKEVLLILLLFSISAPAQTGQGSNTEKKVKKVLSIVAEHHYLARSRIQPSLSEEVKRSFWMSLDPQGFYFLKEDLDLLGRRSFRLESEEVGQISSFFSNSLNLFKERLKATEDYLNELEKSNSPLVTKGEFEFYPQRKTVFPKNKEDWKDRWVSYLRYKVLSSKFYSEPFSKKEDFQNGLLASEKILRKEVIQREKERIKNILEHPDGFEPYLESIFLNSILEKFDPHSTFFSASEKQRFESSLSSKGYSFGIVFNRSFFGDTKIERLIPGSPAWRSEKMNRGDRILEVRFPDDKNRTVVTSDFSPGEMESILSGIKTKKAVFKVRKNDGQVLNVHLIQEKMGLEENSISSYILNGKHKIGYLYLPAFYTEWETEGGGCAQDIAKEILKLKRDNIKGLILDLRNNGGGSLEEAIDLAGIFVDQGPLFVQKSSNGELIIIKDTNRGTIYDGPMLVLLNGQSASASEFLASALQNYNRALVIGSPSYGKATSQILLPLEENRKGNSDFLKLTTHLYFGVQGMSHQQKGVIPDIPLPDLSDLSGREKDVPEAIRTEQIYKEITYKKFPDLGLSDIKDDSEDRVDDDPNFSKIGSLSSKLRKKIKSMDLISLDSGDFFEEFSELAKFYEEYQAATRRKSNSFTVDTHSFDQSLEKMDSYTKEINSERKTRLEEDLYIDEAYKIMQDYMQTYVRKGQK